The sequence ATGTACAGTACAATTATTACCAATAACCGTTTCTGAATAAATACGTACACCTGCAAAGAAAACACAATCATCACCAATTACTACATTGTCTCCTATAAAGCTATTTGGATATATTTTTGCGTTTTTTCCTATTATTACATTTTTTCCAATACAACAAAAACTACCTAAATATAATCCTTGCCCATAAGTCACATTCTCAGAAATCATAGAGGGTTGTTCAATACCCGATTTCATTAATTTTACTTGATTATAATATTCTAATAGCTTCGAAAAAGATTTATAAGCATCTTCAACTTTAATTAAAGTTGTTGCTATTTCTTGTTCTGGATGAAACGTTTTATTAACAATTGTAATAGTAGCTTTTGTTGTATAAATATAGCTTCCGTATTTTGGATTTGCTAAAAAAGTTAAAGATCCATCTGTACCTTCTTCTATCTTAGCTAACTTATAAACCTCTGCATTTGGGTTACCTACAACCTCCCCTTCTAAAATACCTGCTATTTGCTCTGCTGTAAATTTCATTTACTTTATTTAAATTATCGACTAAAAATGGGATTTTACTCCTTTTGTTTGTCTAAAAAATAGAGTGACTCTAATTTATTCTGACAAAAATATAAAATTAAATCAAATAGTTATACTTCTAAGACTACTTTTGGAAAACATATAAAATATTTTGTTACAGTCTTAGATAGTGCTTTTAAGTGTAATTGGTCTGACGCTTCAACAACGTCTTCAATAGTTTTGTCTTTTTTTAATATCCTAATTGGCTCACTTTCTTTATCATAGGCTTGGTTTTTAACCTTTCCTTTAAAAATAAAATAGTCTAATTCTTTATCGGTTAATGATTTAATTTTTAAAAAATCTTCTTTATAATGATTAAGAATTTCCTTACTTGGTTTTTCATCTTGCATTTTAATTTTCAACAAATCTCGATTTATAATCATTCTACAAAGCGTAGATAAAACATAATCTTCATGAAACTGCCAAGCTTTAATGGCTCCAAGAACATCATAATCGTCTAATTGAGAAAAAGTATTCAAAATTGTTTCATCAAAATCTAATAAAGAAACTTTATTTTTCATGAAATACTGTAACGGCTTACTTGCTTCTAATTCAACACCCTTTTGTGTTAATTCTTTAGCTCTTTTTAAAATACGAGTCAAAGTTAGCTCAGCAACAAGGCTTGTTTTGTGCAAATAAGCTTGCCAATACATTAATCGCCTAGCAACTAAAAATTTTTCAACTGAGTAAATACCTTTTTCTTCAATAACCAGTACATCATCCTGAACATTCATCATTTGGATTAAACGCTCACTATTAATGTTACCTTCTGCTACTCCACTGTAAAAACTATCCCTTCTTAAGTAATCCATTCTATCCATATCCAATTGGCTTGAAATTAATTGAAGCATGAATTTTCTGTGATACTCTCCTCTAAAAACTTGAATTGCAAGTGAAAGTTTTCCATCAAATTCTTTATTCAATTGCTCCATAAATAATAAAGACAATTCTTCATGATGAATTTCTTCAACAATACTATGTTCCATAGCATGACTAAAAGGGCCATGACCTATATCGTGTAGTAAAATTGCAATAAATAGTGCGTTTTGTTCCTCATCTGAAATTTCTACACCTTTAAATCGTAATGTTTGTACTGCTTTTTGCATAATATGCAAACAACCCAAAGCATGATGAAAACGAGTATGATGTGCACCTGGATAAACTAGGTATGACATACCCATTTGTGAAATCCTTCTTAATCTTTGAAAATAAGGATGCTGTATTAAATCATAGATGAGTGTATTGGGTATGGAAATAAAACCATATATTGGATCGTTAAAAATTTTTAATTTATTGGTTTGAATCACAAGTATAAATTTAGGACAACAAATGTAATGAATTAAATATTACTCAAAGAAATAGAAATAATTTAAGTTGTTTTATACCTTTTAATGACTATTAAAAATTTATTTTTAGATAATATTAAAACATTTCATAAAACTTTATACTATTTTTAATACATCCTCGTTGAAGTTATACTTAACTTGCATTGAAATTACAATAATAAATAAACGGAATAACACAATATGAACAAAATAAAAATTCTTTGGGTAGATGATGAAATTGATTTATTAAAGCCACATATATTGTTCTTAGAAAAGAAAAATTATGAGGTAACCACTTGTAATAATGGCCAGGATGCTATTGATTTATTTGCAGAAACAAAATTCGATATTGTTTTTCTAGATGAGAATATGCCTGGATTGAGTGGTCTTGAAACACTTTCAGAAATTAAAGAAAAAAAATCTTCAATTCCAGTAATAATGATTACGAAGAGTGAGGAAGAATATATAATGGAAGAAGCAATTGGTTCTAAAATAGCCGATTACCTAATAAAACCAGTAAATCCTAATCAAATTCTATTAAGTTTAAAGAAAAACCTAGATCATTCTCGATTGGTTTCTGAAAAAACAACCTTAGATTATCAAAAGGAATTTAGAAAAATAGCTATGGATATGGCTATGGTAAATTCTTATGAAGAATGGGTAGACTTATACAAAAGACTTGTATATTGGGAAATGGAACTTGAAAATATTGAAGACCAAAGTATGGTTGAAATATTAGAAAGTCAAAAAGCTGAAGCAAACAATCAATTTGGGAAATTCATTGAACGTAATTATGAAGATTGGTTCAGTAAAACGGATGATAAACCAATATTATCACATAAAATATTTGGAGAATTAGTTGCACCAGAAATTAGAAAAAAAGACAAACCAATTCTATTCATTGTTATTGATAATTTACGATACGATCAATGGAAAGCCTTTGAAGGAATTGTTAGCAATCATTATAAATTAGAAAAAGAAGTGAGCTACTTCTCTATTTTACCAACAGCAACACAATATGCTAGAAATGCTATTTTTTCAGGTTTAACACCTTTAGAAATGGAAAAAAAGTTTCCTCAATATTGGAAAAACGACATTGATGAAGGAGGAAAAAACCTTTATGAAGGAGAATTTTTAACAGAACAATTAAAGAGTTTAGGATTAAATATTAAGCAAGAATATTATAAAATTACCAACTTTAAAGATGGTAAAAAATTAGCTGAAAATTTCAAAGGACTTAAAGGAAATGATTTAACAACAATAGTCTATAATTTTGTAGATATGCTTTCACATTCTAAAACAGAAATGGAAGTAGTAAAAGAACTAGCTTCAGATGATAAAGCATATCGTTCATTAACAGTTAGTTGGTTTAAAAACTCTCCATTATTAGACATTATACAACAAGCTCAAAAACAAGGCTTTAAATTAATTATAACAACTGATCATGGTACAATAAATTGTAAAAATCCTTCAAAAGTTATTGGAGATAAAAATACAAGTTTAAATTTGCGTTATAAAACGGGAAGAAGTTTAACTTTTGAAGACAAAGATGTTTACTCAATTAAAGATCCTAAAAAGATTGGACTTCCTGCATTAAACATGAGTAGTTCATTTATTTTTGCAAAGAACGATCTGTTTTTAGCCTATGTAAACAATTTCAATCATTATGTAAGTTATTATAGAAATACCTATCAGCATGGAGGAATTTCACTAGAAGAAATGATAATTCCTTTTATGGTATTGGAACCAAAATAAAATAGAACATAAATACCACAGTTGGAGTTATTATTAATTTAACTGTGGTAATATTTAGAAACCAATAATATATGACAATAAACTTTACCCTAAACGAAATACAGCATATCGCAAAACAAATTTTAGCTACTCCTTCTCTAAAAAAAGTAATTACTTTTCATGCAGAAATGGGAGCTGGAAAAACTACATTAATTAAAGCTATTGTTACCGAATTAGGTGTGCAAAGTAATTCTAGTAGTCCTACCTTTTCATTAGTTAATGAATACGAAGCAAAAAATGGAGAAATCATCTATCATTTTGATTTATACCGTTTAAATACTGAAACCGAAGCTTATGATATGGGAATAGATGAATATTTCTATTCTGGAAATTGGTGTTTTATAGAATGGCCAGAAAAAACACCAAATCTAATTCCAATAGACCATGCAACAATACATATTAAGCAGAATTTAGATAATAGTAGAACACTTGTTTTAAATAATTAAGCATACTCTAAAAGAAGTTATTAATGATAAAATGTTAACTCTTTTATATAAGTTCTATTTTCAAATAATAAAAAATTTCCTAAATTGGCTCAACTTTAGATTAACCTATCATGTCAATATACAGTCCGTTTTCAAAAATGCAGTTACTCCCACAGGAAGAAAAGTTGGAAATCATAAATCACAAGAGCGATTTATTCATCGGAATACCTAAAGAAACGGCATATCAAGAGAGACGAATTTGTTTAACACCAGATGCAGTTAGCTCTTTAGTTTCACACGGACATCGTGTAATGATAGAAGCTGGAGCCGGTGAAAGTTCAAGTTATAGTGATAAAGACTATTCTGAAGCAGGTGCAGAAGTAACAAATAATACTAAAAAAGTATTCACTTGTCCAATAATTCTAAAAGTAGAACCTGCAACACTTCCAGAAATAGAAATGATGAATCCTCAAACCATTATCATTTCTGCAATACAATTAAAAACACAAAGAAAAGCCTATTTTGAAGCCTTAGCTTTAAAAAGAATTACAGCACTAGCCTTCGAATTCATAAAAGATGAAGATGGCTCCTATCCTGCTGTAAAATCATTATCCGAAATTGCAGGTATTGCCTCAATACATATTGCTGCCGAATTAATGATTAATCAAAATATAGGCAAAGGATTATTATTTGGAAACATAACAGGTGTTCCTCCCACAGAAGTTGTTATTTTAGGAGCTGGAACAGTTGCAGAATATGCAGCAAGAACAGCAATTGGACTTGGGGCAAGCGTTAAAGTTTTTGATAATTCAATTACAAAATTAAGACGCCTACAAAACACACTCAATCAACGTATATTTACATCTACAATTCAAGAAAAAGCATTATTAAAAGCCTTACGAAGATGTGATGTTGCTATTGGAGCTATGAGAGGAAAAAACAGAACTCCAATTGTAGTAACAGAAACAATGGTAGAACACATGAAAAAAGGAGCCGTTATAGTAGATGTTAGTATCGATACAGGTGGTTGCTTTGAAACCTCAGAAATAACTACTCATGAAAAGCCAACTTTTATAAAGAATAATATAATTCATTATTGCGTTCCTAATATTCCTTCACGTTATTCAAAAACAGCCTCATTATCTATAAGTAATATAATTACTCCATTCCTACTCCAAATTGCTGAAGATGGCGGAATTGAAAGTGCCATTCGTTGCAATAGAGGATTAAAAAACGGAATTTATTTCTATCATGGTTTATTAACAAATAGATCCATTGCAGATTGGTTCAATTTAGAGTATAGAGATATTAATCTTATTGTTTTTTAGGGCATTCCCTAAAGGTCGCGCTATCCATTCTATCTTTTATTTGTTCTTTACAAATAAAAGGATGCCATTACTATCGCTAATGCAGTACCAAAATTGCTATATTTGCAAAAAAAAATAAATACAATGAAATTAAGATTTCGATTAGCCTTTTATCTATTTGGGTTATTTTTAGGAATATTTGCAGTTGTTCAATTTCTTGGAGCAAAAGCAGAAGCTAAAGGAGTTATGTTTTGCTATTTACCAAATTGTCGTGTTCTAAAAGATTTAAGAAGTAAATCCCTAAACTATTCACCAGAAGCAAAAGCAACTTTAGAAGAAAATTGGGTAAATTTAGATGACATTAAAAAAACATTAGAATTTGGAGATGTAGATTTTTCAAAAAGTAATAAAGCCTATAAAAAAGGTAAAATTTACATTATAGAAGGGCAAAATTCTAGTAATGAAGAAATTACGGTAACTATGATTAACTTCACAGATAAAGTACTTTTAGAAAAGATAGAAAAAAAATAATTTTTTTTAAAAAAAGCTTGCAGATATAAATATTCCTTGTATATTTGCACTCGCAATACGGGAATAACGGATGCTATTTATTGGGGCGATTAGCTCAGCTGGTTCAGAGCACCTCGTTTACACCGAGGGGGTCGGGGGTTCGAACCCCTCATCGCCCACCAATTTAAAATCCTACAGAAATGTAGGATTTTTTGTTTTATACTACTTCTACTCTACTTTAAAAGTTATTTAATCAAAAAGGGGTTTCGACACATATCTTCTTCTATTACGAAACGTTTTGAAATAATTAAAATTAAAAATTGTTTCAAAAAACATTTAGACTTAATCCTTGAAAACATACTAGGCTGTAATAATTTAATCATTCAAATATATTAGCTTAAGTAATTTTATACGCTTTTAAGTTCAACTACTACAAATTTCAAACGAACAAATGCGTTTTTAAGTTCTATGAAAATAGTGCTTAAATTCTCCTTTAATTTGCAGAACAAAACATCACAACACTTCAAAAACTAGACTAGCTTTTAATTAAAATGCAACAACAAAGTAATTATTTTTTAATTAAAGCGTAATACCAAAATTGAATTATTAAGTTAATTTTCAATAGATTAACAATGGACTCTATTTGCAAAAAAGAGACACTAAATTATATAGAAACATTAAATAGAATGGGAAACTTTTTAATGAAATTAAACTATAAATACCTAAAGTATTTTTAACGCTAACTTTTTATTAATTTAATTTTTACAAACACGTATGAACAAACAACAAACAATCAACAAACAATGTGAAGATAGAAGTCTTCATGAATGTACAAAAAGGAAAAAAAATACATTCCTTAAAAAAGCTTTGCTAACGCTTAGCTTATTATTTACATTTTGCATAGCAAATGCACAAATTTCTATTGTAAATCCAAGTACGTCTTATTATTGTGGTTCAGTAATTACTTTAAAGTACTCTCCAAATCTAGTTAATGGAGAAAGCCTAACATGGATAGTCGATTCAGGAGCTATTAAAATTAGACCTGTAAGTACTAACACTAGTGGAACAAGTGTCATTTCTAACACAACAGACACTTTTATTGAAGTAATAGTTAATGGTCGTGGTCGAATTAAAGCTATAAATAGTAATGGTTTAACACCATATATAGATATAGTACCTTCACCTGCGAATCTAAATAACTTATCAATTACAAGCTCAACAACTATTCATACACCTAACGGAATTCAAACAACAAGAGGTTGGGTTTGTTTAAGCAATGATGGTTCATCAGAAACGATTACAATTACTAATCCTAGTCAATTAAACGTATTTTGGGTAGTTAACGGAGGTGCAGAAATTGTTTCAAGAACACAAACTACAAATACAAATCCATTTTCGTCAAGCATTACTTTCAAAACAACAGGACCAAATGCAGGAAAAGGATTCATTCGCGGTTTTATTTCAGACCCTTGTGGTACCTTGACATGTGATCCTGCTATTGATTTAGAAATATTAAAAGATATCGTGCCAGCAGAAATAAATGGGCCAACGTGTCTAAGAGATAATAATTTAGACCCAAATACAAACTCTGTAGTGTATAGTATTCCTGATGAACTTGCTGGAAATGCAGTTTTTAGATGGGAATTATATGATAGTGCTGGAAACCTAGTTCCTGCAAATAATCCAGATTTTTATATTAATTCACAAGTGCTTTATGGAAATTCAGCAACCATAAAATATAATGGAACTTTACCAAGTATAAAAGGAAATTTTTCTGTTAAAGTAATTAATGAATGTGGAGGAAGCTTTACTAGAGCGATTACTGTAAGTCCAATAAGGCCAATTATAACTCAAACCACTTTTTGTGTACCAGAAGCAAGCAGAAGTACAAAATCAATAACTTTACCTGCATTATTAACAGGACAAAGCTATCAAGTTACACCATTTAAAAATGTAAATGGAATTATTGAACTTAATCCAAACTGGATTGTAGATGCTAGTAGTAATCCGATAAATATTACATTTAATGATAACTTGAGTGGTTTTCTTGAAATAAAAGCAGTTAGTAGCACAGATGCCAACTGTACGAGTGAAGCTACATTAATTTATATTAATCGTGAAGGTGCTGCACCAACGATTACAGGACCTCTATGTGTGCAACGCAATACAACAGATGCTTTTACTTTTACAGCTAGTCCGTTCGGTCAATACACATGGTCAATAACTCCTCAATTAGCAGGTTTTAATCTTCAAAATAATGGTAATACCTTAACAGTAACACCTCCAACATCTGGAATTGGAGTTTCAGGTAACTATACGGTTACAGCAAGCTTAGAAGGATGTTCAACTACACAAACAGCTACATTTGATTTTGAAATTGGACCAGAGAAACCAAGCATTACAGGTGATACTTGTATTATACCAGGTCAACAATATACATATAATGTTACTTCTGATGGAGCAGCATATGCGATTGCAACTGTTATAAAAGCTAGTGGAAATGTAACTTCTCCTCCATTTCCAATAACGAATCCATATGCATTTACTGCATTAAGTGAGAACGCAACTGTATCAATAACTACATATTCAGCTACGGGTTGTGCTTCTTTACCAACCACAATTGATATTAAACCAATACCAGAAATTAATAGTATCAGTAGTAATCAGCCATGTATTGTTTTTGGACAAACGCCAACAGTAACTTTTACAGCAAATATTACAGGGAATGTAACAAACTATATTTGGAGCCATCCAACTCAATGGACAATAACAGATGGTGGTAATGGATACCCTTTTATTACTTTACAATTAGATGCCACAACTGCAGGAAGTGTATGTTTGGTTGGAGTTAATGGTACTTGTAGTAGTGAAGAACTTTGTCTAAATATTCCTCGTAACGATTTAAGAGTTTCTGTTAGTAAAACTTTACTTAACCCATCTGTGGGACAACTAACAATAACTTCAACAACTAATACACCATTAGAAGTTGAGGTCAGGTATTCAAATTTAGAAGCTGATGTTATTGGTTGTGGAGGTACGTTGTTCCCTGGAAGTACAACAGCCCAAGAGACACATGCAAACTTTTATCTAACAGGAATTCCTGCTTATACATGGGTTTCAATAAAAGTAAGAAACCCAGTTACAGGATGTGAAAATTGTTTTCATTTCAATCTTTCGGAAATGGCAGTAAATTCACCTATAAATTTTAAAACAAATACTGCTAAAAATTTAGATGTATTAGCATATCCAAACCCTGTAAAAGATGTTTTAAATGTAACTGTGCCTTCAAAAAATAAAGTACAAAACATCCAATTATTTGACATGCATGGTAAAACTGTTTATCAAGATATAAACAAAGTCAATGAAACAAAAATTGATGTTTCAAGATTTGAAAAAGGAACTTATATTCTTTTAGTTGTTACTAATAATGGTGCAGAAACTAAAAAGATTATAATTGAATAAATTCTAAATAGTACCCAAACTATGATTAAAAAATAAGGCTGTCCATATGGACAGCCTTATTTGTGCTATATTTTATAGTTGATCTGTGCTTTATTTTTTCAAAGAATATTTCTTAATTACTCTATCTTTTTTATTTTTCTTTGAAGTTAAATTAGCTTTAGCCTTCAATTCATCAATAATAGTTTTGTTTACTTTTGGTTGATTTTCTTTTACAAATTCGATCTTAAAATCTTTAAAATTGTCTGCGAAATTAAATACTAATCCCTGATTTGGCAAAATAGTTTGACTCTTATTTCCCAAAACCTTAGTTGCATCTAATTGAATTGATCCCGTTGCTCGTCCAATTTGCGCTTCATCTAAAGTAGGATATTTAACATCTAAAATTAAATCCGTTTTCAAAGAAGCCGAACTTAACTTATATTGTCCAGGCTTCAATAAATTCAATCCAAATAAATCTTTTGAACTTGGATTAGTAGAATCAAATTCTATTGTATTTCCTTTTTTAATAACAATTTGATGGTCTTTATATTCCTTAGAATTGTAAAACAAAACATAACCATTCTCATTGTTTAGTCTTAAAGTATTTTTTATTAATTGATTGTTTGCTAAACTCAAATCTACGTGTTCTTGAGTTTCTCTAAAGTCCTTTGAACAAATAATACTAAACCTTGAAATCAATCTACCTTGTTCATAAATTTCAGCAATAAAATCGCCTTCACCAGACAGTTTATGCACAATAAATGAAAATGGTCCTAAAAGTTGATTTGAAAAATTACTAGTTTCAATAATGTTTCTATTTAAAATTGTACTCATTTTTTCTTTATGTTTAAATTAAACTTCTATATTTAAAATCATTTCTGTAGCATCAATATCTACACCTAACTGTTTAATAGGTAATAAAACAGGAGGATTTCCAGGCATAATAGGATATGGTGTTGGCAACTGGTAAAGTGGTGCTTTCTTTAAAAAGTAATTAGCAACTTCGGTCAAAATAAAATCGAAAATTCCAAAACTAACACCCAATAAATCAGAAAACCATTCGTCTATATCGTCCACAATATCCAGAATACCTCTAATAATATCGCTAATTCCATGTAAAATCCAACTTAAAATACTTTTCGCCCAACCTGGCAAACCACCAAATATTCCATCAATGAAATTGTCGATAATTTTATCTAAAATATTCCCAACGGTATCCGAAATATCAATTAAATCGAAATCTAGCCAATTTACTTTTAGAAATAACTGCCATTTATCGGCAACATTATTTGCATGAGCTTGATATTCGTTCATTCCAGCATTTGCAGGATTATCAAAAAACTTAATTTCATGCTTGAATCCTCCAGAAATTTCAGATTCTATTAATCCATCTAAATTAATTGGAATAGAAATATCTGGATTTGCAGAAAAAATACAGATTTTTGGTGCTCTAAGCCAACATCCACCAAAAGGACTTGGAATAATGCAAAAACCACCTACACACATTTCTGGAATATCAATTTCTAGTTTAACATTTAATGGATCATAAACAACATCCAGTTCAGAAATTTTAATTTCATCAGGATTATTTTGTAAATCAACTGTTCCTCCATGTAACTTCACTCCTAAATTATAAGAAGCTCTAAAGCGACCGTTTGAAGCTCCAGATTTTGTTACATGAAAATTATCAATGGCTTTCTTAACCACCTTTTGAATACTTTTTTCAGATAAAGCAATTTGTACTGTTCCCATAATTTATTAATTTATATTAAAAAAGACTGAAATTTTATCATTTGACACATTTGGATTATAAGGCACCTGAGCAGATGTAGGTGTCAAACCAATAGTAAAGTAATTCTGAACATTAAAAGATAAATCTTGAATTGCTAATTTTACTTTAGGAAAAACAACATCGTCTAAAAGATGTTTTAAATAGCATTCTATAGAATTCTCTAGTCCAAGTGGTCTTATATCCTGAATTTCAATTCCTAAAAGTTTCATTTTTAAGAAACCATTTTCGTTTACTATAGTAAGCTTAGCAAAGAAATTTAAACAAAAACAAGAAAGACGTGCTTGATTAAAAGGGTTGAAATTTAAACCTGTAGAAATTTCAAAATCTTTAATATCCTTAATATCTTTAATTCCAGTATTTTTAATAGGAAGTTTTCTATCTCTAATTTTTTTAGGAACTGTAATTGCTTCTTTACTCTTAACAGAATCAAAAAGACCTCCAATAAACTTCAGTTGCTTTCCACAAGACAAACCAGCGCAAACTGTTCCTTTCAACGCGAACTGTTGTATCGCTAAACTACCAAGTTCTGGAGGTAATGTTATTGTATTGGTTGGATTAAAGTCTACTTTTAATTCTTTTAATTGAACACAAAAATCCAAACCAGAATTAGGATTATTACTTCCTGGAATTGGAATCTTACTAATTTCTGTACACAAATCAATACCCATAGTTTTCAGAACGGGTTTCACATTAATTGGTGAACAATAATTATTATTTTTAATTAAATCTTTCGACGCATAGTTAAAAATACTAGGTCGTTGCATCATTACTTCTTCAATAATTGTATTGAATACTGTTTCAGGAAAAATTCCTGTAACATCAGAAAAATTTGTTAATGCCATTTTTTCAAAATTTGTATTAGCCTACTCTATTCAGTTTTCGGCTTCCCTGCTTGTAAATAAATCACAATGCAAATATCATCAACATAAAAACATTAAAACAGAGGCAATTGCCTGATTTACAAAGGGTAAACTCACCCTTTTTACAATATTTAAATAAAAACATATTTGCTATTTTAATAAAATGAGCTAGAAATACTAGTGAACCAGTAGAGAAACAATTATATTTGAGTAGTAAAAAATGTTCTATTCTATTTTTTGAAAGAATAAGTAATAGAATGAATTCAAAAAGTATGAACCAACTCAAATACCTACTCGATCAACATATTAACTTCAATCTTGAAGAATGGGAAGCAT is a genomic window of Flavobacterium jumunjinense containing:
- the lpxD gene encoding UDP-3-O-(3-hydroxymyristoyl)glucosamine N-acyltransferase, giving the protein MKFTAEQIAGILEGEVVGNPNAEVYKLAKIEEGTDGSLTFLANPKYGSYIYTTKATITIVNKTFHPEQEIATTLIKVEDAYKSFSKLLEYYNQVKLMKSGIEQPSMISENVTYGQGLYLGSFCCIGKNVIIGKNAKIYPNSFIGDNVVIGDDCVFFAGVRIYSETVIGNNCTVHSGVIIGSDGFGFAPQEDGSYTKVPQIGNVIIEDNVEIGSCTTIDRATLGATVIKKGVKLDNQIQIAHNVEIGENTVIAAQTGIAGSTKIGKNCMIGGQVGFAGHLVIGDNVKIQAQSGIGKNLSDGEVVQGSPAFNYGDFSKSYVHFRNLPKIVSDLEKIKKNN
- a CDS encoding alanine dehydrogenase, translating into MSIYSPFSKMQLLPQEEKLEIINHKSDLFIGIPKETAYQERRICLTPDAVSSLVSHGHRVMIEAGAGESSSYSDKDYSEAGAEVTNNTKKVFTCPIILKVEPATLPEIEMMNPQTIIISAIQLKTQRKAYFEALALKRITALAFEFIKDEDGSYPAVKSLSEIAGIASIHIAAELMINQNIGKGLLFGNITGVPPTEVVILGAGTVAEYAARTAIGLGASVKVFDNSITKLRRLQNTLNQRIFTSTIQEKALLKALRRCDVAIGAMRGKNRTPIVVTETMVEHMKKGAVIVDVSIDTGGCFETSEITTHEKPTFIKNNIIHYCVPNIPSRYSKTASLSISNIITPFLLQIAEDGGIESAIRCNRGLKNGIYFYHGLLTNRSIADWFNLEYRDINLIVF
- a CDS encoding T9SS type A sorting domain-containing protein; the encoded protein is MNKQQTINKQCEDRSLHECTKRKKNTFLKKALLTLSLLFTFCIANAQISIVNPSTSYYCGSVITLKYSPNLVNGESLTWIVDSGAIKIRPVSTNTSGTSVISNTTDTFIEVIVNGRGRIKAINSNGLTPYIDIVPSPANLNNLSITSSTTIHTPNGIQTTRGWVCLSNDGSSETITITNPSQLNVFWVVNGGAEIVSRTQTTNTNPFSSSITFKTTGPNAGKGFIRGFISDPCGTLTCDPAIDLEILKDIVPAEINGPTCLRDNNLDPNTNSVVYSIPDELAGNAVFRWELYDSAGNLVPANNPDFYINSQVLYGNSATIKYNGTLPSIKGNFSVKVINECGGSFTRAITVSPIRPIITQTTFCVPEASRSTKSITLPALLTGQSYQVTPFKNVNGIIELNPNWIVDASSNPINITFNDNLSGFLEIKAVSSTDANCTSEATLIYINREGAAPTITGPLCVQRNTTDAFTFTASPFGQYTWSITPQLAGFNLQNNGNTLTVTPPTSGIGVSGNYTVTASLEGCSTTQTATFDFEIGPEKPSITGDTCIIPGQQYTYNVTSDGAAYAIATVIKASGNVTSPPFPITNPYAFTALSENATVSITTYSATGCASLPTTIDIKPIPEINSISSNQPCIVFGQTPTVTFTANITGNVTNYIWSHPTQWTITDGGNGYPFITLQLDATTAGSVCLVGVNGTCSSEELCLNIPRNDLRVSVSKTLLNPSVGQLTITSTTNTPLEVEVRYSNLEADVIGCGGTLFPGSTTAQETHANFYLTGIPAYTWVSIKVRNPVTGCENCFHFNLSEMAVNSPINFKTNTAKNLDVLAYPNPVKDVLNVTVPSKNKVQNIQLFDMHGKTVYQDINKVNETKIDVSRFEKGTYILLVVTNNGAETKKIIIE
- the tsaE gene encoding tRNA (adenosine(37)-N6)-threonylcarbamoyltransferase complex ATPase subunit type 1 TsaE, producing the protein MTINFTLNEIQHIAKQILATPSLKKVITFHAEMGAGKTTLIKAIVTELGVQSNSSSPTFSLVNEYEAKNGEIIYHFDLYRLNTETEAYDMGIDEYFYSGNWCFIEWPEKTPNLIPIDHATIHIKQNLDNSRTLVLNN
- a CDS encoding HD domain-containing protein, which codes for MIQTNKLKIFNDPIYGFISIPNTLIYDLIQHPYFQRLRRISQMGMSYLVYPGAHHTRFHHALGCLHIMQKAVQTLRFKGVEISDEEQNALFIAILLHDIGHGPFSHAMEHSIVEEIHHEELSLLFMEQLNKEFDGKLSLAIQVFRGEYHRKFMLQLISSQLDMDRMDYLRRDSFYSGVAEGNINSERLIQMMNVQDDVLVIEEKGIYSVEKFLVARRLMYWQAYLHKTSLVAELTLTRILKRAKELTQKGVELEASKPLQYFMKNKVSLLDFDETILNTFSQLDDYDVLGAIKAWQFHEDYVLSTLCRMIINRDLLKIKMQDEKPSKEILNHYKEDFLKIKSLTDKELDYFIFKGKVKNQAYDKESEPIRILKKDKTIEDVVEASDQLHLKALSKTVTKYFICFPKVVLEV
- a CDS encoding DUF4258 domain-containing protein, whose amino-acid sequence is MKLRFRLAFYLFGLFLGIFAVVQFLGAKAEAKGVMFCYLPNCRVLKDLRSKSLNYSPEAKATLEENWVNLDDIKKTLEFGDVDFSKSNKAYKKGKIYIIEGQNSSNEEITVTMINFTDKVLLEKIEKK
- the porX gene encoding T9SS response regulator signal transducer PorX, with the translated sequence MNKIKILWVDDEIDLLKPHILFLEKKNYEVTTCNNGQDAIDLFAETKFDIVFLDENMPGLSGLETLSEIKEKKSSIPVIMITKSEEEYIMEEAIGSKIADYLIKPVNPNQILLSLKKNLDHSRLVSEKTTLDYQKEFRKIAMDMAMVNSYEEWVDLYKRLVYWEMELENIEDQSMVEILESQKAEANNQFGKFIERNYEDWFSKTDDKPILSHKIFGELVAPEIRKKDKPILFIVIDNLRYDQWKAFEGIVSNHYKLEKEVSYFSILPTATQYARNAIFSGLTPLEMEKKFPQYWKNDIDEGGKNLYEGEFLTEQLKSLGLNIKQEYYKITNFKDGKKLAENFKGLKGNDLTTIVYNFVDMLSHSKTEMEVVKELASDDKAYRSLTVSWFKNSPLLDIIQQAQKQGFKLIITTDHGTINCKNPSKVIGDKNTSLNLRYKTGRSLTFEDKDVYSIKDPKKIGLPALNMSSSFIFAKNDLFLAYVNNFNHYVSYYRNTYQHGGISLEEMIIPFMVLEPK